Proteins encoded together in one Gadus chalcogrammus isolate NIFS_2021 chromosome 18, NIFS_Gcha_1.0, whole genome shotgun sequence window:
- the ndr2 gene encoding nodal-related 2 produces MHSLGALGALLHASFLVLLVQGIHKTRDNAYKRSLHRFPAVDRTTGFHLPIYMVHLYRNFRSNLSRPMDTMEQTAVKQADTVKSVMAKNVTYRHRRWMATFNLHTLVAEKQIQAAELRIRLPRSESVTNISVDIYHQQDWPCQPGRACHRPQLVGSLTAAAVISSSQSWKVFNVTAPLLRWLQENQPSRGRRKGGPAKKWRKRKAETRGGPPSAPLPPNPAPPGGPKRELGMSDRALLVVFSHTGLDEDSKAKASLLHTAEQSRFWSPAENRKAEGRKRKRSKRGQREHVARAPPGSSRAGGDKSLCRRVDLQVDFNQIGWGSWIIFPKRYNAYRCEGDCPSPLGEDLNPTNHAYMQSLLKHFHPDRVVSPCCAPTKMSPLSMLYYENGEMLLRHHEDMIVDECGCQ; encoded by the exons ATGCACTCACTCGGAGCTCTAGGTGCGCTGCTGCACGCATCTTTCCTTGTGTTACTGGTTCAGGGGATTCATAAGACGAGAGATAACGCGTACAAGAGGTCGTTGCATCGTTTTCCCGCGGTGGACCGCACAACTGGATTTCACCTGCCGATCTATATGGTTCACCTCTACCGGAATTTCAGATCCAATTTATCTCGACCCATGGATACTATGGAGCAGACAGCAGTTAAGCAGGCGGATACTGTGAAGAGTGTGATGGCGAAAA ATGTGACCTACAGACATAGACGCTGGATGGCGACCTTTAACCTCCACACGCTGGTGGCCGAGAAGCAGATCCAGGCGGCCGAGCTGCGGATCAGACTCCCGCGCTCCGAGAGCGTGACCAACATCTCCGTGGACATCTACCACCAGCAGGACTGGCCCTGCCAGCCGGGCCGGGCCTGCCACCGGCCCCAGCTGGTGGGCTCGctcacggcggcggcggtgatCAGCTCGTCCCAGAGCTGGAAGGTGTTCAACGTGACCGCCCCCTTGCTGCGGTGGCTCCAGGAGAACCAGCCGTCCAGGGGCCGACGCAAAGGTGGCCCCGCCAAgaagtggaggaagaggaaagcgGAGACGAGGGGAGGCCCGCCGTCGGCTCCTCTGCCtcccaaccccgccccccccgggggccccaAGAGGGAGCTGGGGATGAGCGACCGCGCCCTTCTGGTGGTCTTCTCCCACACGGGCCTGGACGAGGACTCCAAGGCCAAGGCCAGCCTCCTGCACACGGCCGAGCAGTCCAGGTTCTGGTCCCCCGCCGAGAACAGGAAGGCCGAGGGCCGCAAGAGGAAGCGCAGCAAGCGGGGTCAGAGGGAGCACGTGGCCAGGGCCCCCCCGGGGTCCAGCAGGGCGGGCGGGGACAAGTCGCTCTGTCGAAGGGTCGACCTGCAAGTGGACTTCAACCAAATCGGCTGGGGCTCGTGGATCATCTTCCCCAAGAGATATAACGCGTACCGGTGCGAGGGGGACTGTCCCAGCCCTCTGGGGGAGGACCTGAACCCCACCAACCACGCGTACATGCAG AGTCTACTGAAACACTTCCATCCAGACCGCGTGGTTTCGCCCTGCTGCGCTCCGACCAAGATGAGCCCTCTCAGTATGCTCTACTACGAGAACGGAGAGATGCTCCTCAGACACCACGAAGACATGATTGTGGACGAGTGTGGCTGTCAATAA